From a region of the Vaginimicrobium propionicum genome:
- the glnA gene encoding type I glutamate--ammonia ligase: MFQGADDLLAYIKNEDVESVDIRFCDLPGVMQHFSVPAREFDEKVFQEGLAFDGSSVTGFTSIEESDMALLPDPTSAYLDPFRVAKTLVVNFFVHDPLTKEPYGRDPRNIARKAENYLRTTGIADTAYMAPEAEFYVFDDVRYESNGRTSFYAVDSESAGWNSAREEERGNLGYKVRQKGGYFPVAPADHYGDLRDEIVGICERSGLLIERAHHEVGAAGQAEINWRFDRLLKSADDVMKFKYIVKNACFHNGKTATFMPKPVFGDNGSGMHVHSSLWSGGEPLFYDEANYGQLSDLARWYIGGLLEHAPALLAFTNPTVNSYHRLVPGFEAPVNLVYSARNRSACIRIPITGSNPKAKRVEFRCPDPSANPYLAMAAILLAGLDGIQNRIEPPEPIDKDLYELPPEDHAQVRQVPGSLSEVLQALREDNDFLLAGDVFSEDLLDTWIGLKEAEIADLQQRPHPYEFDLYYQI, from the coding sequence ATGTTTCAAGGCGCAGACGATTTGCTGGCCTATATAAAGAACGAGGACGTAGAAAGCGTCGATATTCGTTTTTGTGATCTTCCTGGGGTGATGCAGCACTTTAGTGTCCCAGCACGTGAATTTGACGAAAAAGTCTTTCAAGAAGGTCTAGCTTTCGACGGGTCATCTGTTACTGGATTCACCTCCATTGAAGAATCAGACATGGCGCTGCTGCCCGACCCAACCTCGGCCTATCTTGACCCGTTCCGGGTGGCTAAAACATTGGTGGTCAATTTCTTCGTCCATGACCCGCTGACAAAAGAACCTTATGGGCGCGACCCGCGCAATATCGCCCGCAAAGCGGAAAACTATTTGCGTACCACTGGCATAGCAGACACTGCTTATATGGCGCCAGAAGCCGAATTCTATGTTTTCGATGACGTGCGTTATGAGTCGAATGGGCGCACTAGTTTCTATGCTGTCGATTCTGAGTCTGCTGGATGGAACTCGGCTCGCGAAGAAGAGCGCGGCAATCTTGGCTATAAGGTGCGTCAAAAAGGTGGTTATTTCCCGGTCGCACCAGCAGACCATTACGGTGACTTGCGCGACGAAATCGTCGGTATCTGTGAACGCTCCGGCCTGCTTATTGAGCGCGCTCACCACGAGGTTGGGGCAGCCGGCCAAGCCGAAATTAACTGGCGTTTTGATCGGCTGCTAAAGAGCGCCGATGATGTGATGAAGTTTAAGTACATCGTCAAGAATGCCTGTTTCCACAATGGCAAGACCGCTACTTTCATGCCGAAACCCGTTTTCGGGGATAATGGCTCTGGCATGCACGTCCACTCGTCATTGTGGTCTGGCGGCGAGCCGCTGTTCTACGACGAAGCCAATTATGGTCAGCTATCTGACCTAGCCAGATGGTATATCGGCGGTCTATTGGAGCACGCTCCGGCATTATTGGCCTTCACCAACCCGACTGTTAATTCCTATCACCGGCTAGTGCCTGGCTTCGAGGCGCCAGTCAATTTGGTTTATTCAGCACGTAACCGTTCGGCTTGTATCCGTATCCCGATCACCGGCTCGAATCCGAAAGCTAAGCGCGTCGAATTCCGCTGCCCAGACCCGTCAGCTAACCCCTACCTGGCGATGGCCGCCATCTTGCTCGCCGGCCTGGACGGCATCCAAAACCGAATCGAGCCACCCGAGCCGATTGACAAAGACCTCTACGAGCTACCTCCCGAAGACCATGCCCAAGTACGTCAAGTACCCGGCAGCCTTTCTGAGGTGCTGCAAGCCCTACGCGAGGACAATGACTTCCTGCTGGCCGGCGACGTCTTCTCGGAAGATTTATTGGATACCTGGATTGGGTTGAAAGAGGCGGAGATTGCTGACTTGCAGCAGCGTCCTCACCCTTACGAATTTGATCTCTACTATCAGATCTAA
- the scpA gene encoding methylmalonyl-CoA mutase: protein MSTLPRFDSIDLAAPEISAGAENIYNHLLGADTETWETPEQIPVKHLYTDADLADLDHLDTKPGFAPYLRGPYATMYTSRPWTIRQYAGFSTAAESNAFYRRNLAAGQKGLSIAFDLATHRGYDSDNPRVEGDVGMAGVAVDSILDMRELFAGIPLDQMSVSMTMNGAVLPILAFYILAAEEQGVKPAQLAGTIQNDILKEFMVRNTYIYPPTPSMRIVAEIFAFTSANMPKFNSISISGYHMQEAGATSDIEMAYTLADGVEYIRAGESVGLKVDQFAPRLSFFWAMGMNFFTEVAKMRAARMLWARLVRQFDPKNPKSMSLRTHSQTSGWSLTAQDIYNNVARTCVEAMAATQGQTQSLHTNSLDEAIALPTDFSARIARNTQLFLQQESGNTRTVDLWAGSAYVEKLTSQIAHKGWALIQEVEQAGGMTKAIEAGIPKMRIEEAAARTQARIDSGRQPVIGVNKYLLEEDDKVDVLKVDNAAVRAEQIAKLEKLRAERNEEDCQAALAKLTWAAANPDPSDPERNLLKLSVDAARAKASLGEISAALEKEFGRYTAQIRTISGVYSKESGESEMSDEVKELVDKFEEVDGRRPRIMIAKMGQDGHDRGQKVVATAFADLGFDVEVGPLFQTPEEAAREAIEGDVHLVGVSSLAAGHLTLVPALRHELDKQGRQDIEIVVGGVIPEQDYDQLYKDGAIDIFGPGTNIVDSAKRLLRKMLDERK, encoded by the coding sequence GTGAGCACCTTGCCACGTTTCGATTCCATTGATCTCGCAGCGCCCGAAATTTCTGCGGGTGCCGAGAATATCTACAACCACTTGTTAGGTGCCGATACTGAAACTTGGGAAACCCCCGAGCAGATTCCGGTCAAGCATCTTTACACTGACGCTGACTTGGCTGATCTCGATCATCTAGATACGAAGCCAGGTTTTGCGCCCTATCTGCGCGGACCATACGCAACCATGTACACGTCTCGTCCGTGGACGATTCGTCAGTATGCTGGCTTTTCCACAGCAGCAGAGTCGAATGCTTTCTACCGCCGCAACCTGGCTGCCGGTCAGAAAGGCTTATCAATTGCATTCGACCTAGCCACTCACCGTGGTTACGATTCCGATAATCCACGTGTCGAAGGCGATGTCGGCATGGCTGGTGTAGCCGTTGACTCGATTCTCGACATGCGTGAGCTATTCGCGGGTATTCCGTTGGATCAGATGTCGGTATCCATGACGATGAATGGTGCTGTACTGCCAATCTTGGCCTTCTACATTTTGGCCGCTGAGGAGCAGGGGGTTAAGCCCGCACAATTAGCTGGAACCATTCAGAATGACATTCTGAAAGAGTTCATGGTACGCAACACCTACATCTACCCACCGACCCCGTCGATGCGTATTGTGGCTGAGATTTTCGCGTTCACGTCCGCGAATATGCCGAAGTTCAACTCGATTTCGATCTCCGGTTATCACATGCAAGAAGCTGGCGCCACCTCTGATATTGAGATGGCTTACACCTTGGCTGATGGCGTGGAATATATCCGCGCTGGTGAATCGGTGGGCTTGAAGGTTGACCAGTTCGCGCCTAGGTTGAGCTTCTTCTGGGCGATGGGCATGAACTTCTTTACTGAGGTCGCCAAGATGCGTGCGGCACGTATGTTGTGGGCTCGCTTGGTGCGTCAGTTTGACCCGAAGAACCCGAAGTCGATGAGCTTGCGTACGCACTCGCAGACCTCTGGTTGGTCATTGACTGCTCAAGATATTTACAACAACGTGGCTCGTACCTGCGTAGAGGCGATGGCTGCTACTCAGGGTCAAACCCAGTCATTGCACACCAACTCCCTAGATGAAGCTATCGCGTTGCCGACTGACTTCTCGGCTCGTATTGCTCGTAATACTCAGCTGTTCTTGCAGCAGGAGTCTGGTAATACGCGCACAGTCGATCTGTGGGCAGGTTCAGCTTATGTCGAGAAGTTGACTAGCCAAATTGCTCATAAGGGCTGGGCGTTGATTCAAGAGGTTGAGCAGGCTGGCGGCATGACGAAAGCCATCGAAGCTGGTATCCCGAAGATGCGCATTGAAGAGGCTGCTGCTCGTACTCAGGCTCGTATTGACTCTGGTCGTCAGCCGGTTATTGGTGTCAACAAGTATCTACTTGAGGAAGACGACAAGGTTGACGTCCTGAAGGTCGACAACGCTGCCGTGCGTGCCGAGCAGATCGCCAAACTAGAGAAACTACGTGCCGAGCGTAACGAAGAGGACTGCCAAGCTGCCCTAGCTAAGCTGACGTGGGCTGCCGCTAATCCAGATCCGTCCGACCCGGAGCGTAACCTGTTGAAGTTGTCTGTGGACGCGGCTCGCGCCAAGGCTTCCCTAGGCGAGATTTCAGCGGCTCTAGAGAAAGAATTTGGTCGTTATACCGCTCAGATTCGTACGATCAGCGGCGTCTATTCGAAAGAGAGCGGAGAATCTGAGATGTCTGATGAAGTTAAGGAATTGGTTGACAAATTCGAAGAGGTCGATGGTCGCCGTCCACGTATCATGATCGCCAAGATGGGTCAGGACGGTCACGACCGTGGTCAGAAAGTGGTTGCTACCGCTTTCGCAGATCTCGGCTTCGACGTCGAGGTTGGGCCACTATTCCAGACGCCAGAAGAGGCTGCCCGTGAAGCTATTGAAGGCGACGTCCACCTAGTTGGCGTTTCTTCATTGGCTGCTGGCCACCTCACTTTGGTTCCTGCATTACGTCATGAATTGGATAAGCAGGGTCGTCAAGATATTGAGATCGTCGTTGGTGGCGTTATCCCAGAGCAGGATTATGACCAGCTCTATAAGGATGGTGCGATTGACATCTTCGGTCCTGGTACCAACATTGTTGACTCGGCTAAGCGTCTGCTACGCAAGATGCTTGACGAGCGTAAATAA
- the glpA gene encoding anaerobic glycerol-3-phosphate dehydrogenase subunit GlpA — MRKLSADVVVIGGGSTGVGVVRDVAMRGYRAILLERADLGQGTTARFHGLLHSGARYVVSDPQSATECAQENAILRKIQPQAIEDTGGFFVSLSGDDEQYPNKFLAGAKLAKVAVEEISCASARRREPRLNPNLARVFEVADGSVDGWQLVWSAARSAQSYGAKVLTYHQVQSIESSQGQVSGVIALNRKNNEQVHIECGFVLNCAGPWAGQVAALAKCRPVQVVPGRGIMIAMNHRLVNTVINRCVYPADGDILVPAHTVSIIGTTDVHADNPDDLAIPADEIAQMLDAGEQLIPGFRHSRPLHVWAGARPLMKDERVMADDTRHMSRGMAVLDHQSRDGLSGMLSIGGGKLTTYRLMAEHIVDAMEEQIGGHRPCRTAHEAVPGAQSGKLYSASHRLAKREAHWQEEKVLCECEQISGADLDREVKEGPENSSLDDLRRRLRIGMGPCQGGICAARFAGAMCGLNIDKASRASALLQKFYRNRWIGLSPIQFGEQVRQTALDYWISQGTLNSEHLDDADEVIL; from the coding sequence TTGCGCAAACTGTCAGCTGACGTCGTCGTTATAGGTGGTGGGTCTACAGGTGTAGGCGTGGTGCGTGACGTGGCAATGCGTGGCTACCGAGCCATACTCTTGGAAAGAGCAGATTTAGGTCAAGGTACCACCGCAAGGTTTCATGGTCTGCTCCATTCTGGTGCTAGATATGTGGTTTCTGATCCGCAATCTGCTACGGAGTGCGCTCAAGAGAATGCCATTTTGCGTAAGATTCAACCCCAAGCCATAGAAGACACTGGCGGGTTTTTCGTTTCTTTGAGCGGCGATGATGAGCAATACCCAAACAAATTCCTAGCTGGCGCCAAATTAGCCAAGGTTGCTGTGGAAGAGATTTCTTGCGCTAGCGCTAGGCGTCGTGAACCTCGGCTAAACCCCAATCTAGCTAGGGTCTTTGAGGTTGCTGATGGTTCCGTGGATGGTTGGCAGCTGGTGTGGAGTGCTGCGCGTTCGGCGCAATCTTATGGGGCTAAAGTGCTCACCTACCACCAGGTACAAAGCATTGAATCTAGCCAGGGTCAGGTAAGCGGGGTTATCGCCTTAAATCGTAAGAATAACGAGCAAGTCCACATTGAATGCGGATTCGTGCTCAACTGTGCCGGGCCTTGGGCTGGCCAAGTGGCTGCCCTGGCAAAATGCCGTCCAGTTCAGGTGGTGCCGGGGCGCGGAATTATGATTGCCATGAATCACCGCCTGGTAAACACCGTGATTAACCGCTGTGTTTATCCGGCAGACGGCGACATTCTAGTCCCGGCGCACACTGTTTCGATTATTGGCACTACTGATGTCCACGCCGATAACCCTGACGATTTGGCTATCCCAGCCGATGAGATAGCCCAAATGTTGGACGCAGGTGAACAACTTATCCCTGGTTTCAGACATTCACGTCCGCTACATGTTTGGGCTGGTGCTCGTCCGTTGATGAAAGATGAACGCGTGATGGCTGACGACACTCGCCACATGAGTCGAGGAATGGCTGTGTTAGACCATCAATCTCGCGATGGGCTGTCAGGAATGTTGTCTATTGGCGGGGGTAAGCTCACCACTTACCGGCTGATGGCTGAGCATATTGTTGATGCGATGGAGGAACAGATCGGGGGTCATCGGCCATGCCGTACTGCCCACGAGGCTGTACCTGGGGCGCAATCAGGCAAGTTATATTCGGCCAGTCACCGGCTGGCTAAGCGGGAAGCGCATTGGCAAGAAGAAAAAGTGTTGTGCGAATGTGAACAGATTAGTGGCGCCGATCTTGACCGAGAAGTTAAGGAAGGGCCGGAAAACTCTTCCCTAGATGATTTGAGACGCCGGCTGCGTATCGGAATGGGGCCTTGTCAAGGCGGCATTTGTGCAGCCAGGTTCGCAGGTGCCATGTGCGGGTTGAATATTGACAAAGCGAGCCGAGCTAGCGCGTTATTACAAAAGTTCTATCGCAATCGTTGGATTGGGCTATCACCTATTCAGTTCGGTGAACAAGTGCGTCAAACTGCGCTCGACTACTGGATTAGCCAAGGGACGCTGAACAGTGAACATCTTGATGACGCCGATGAGGTGATCTTATGA
- the mutA gene encoding methylmalonyl-CoA mutase small subunit, with protein MTTTPDTPTVDDLTLAGDFDSPSMEQWYTEVAKVLNRGRPEDKQLSPEQAVARLRKTSEDGVSIEPLYTKEDSVELGYPGAAPFIRGTSVRRGNMDSWDVRVLHEDPDAKDTNKLLLTDLERGASSVWLRVDPDALAPQDVKAALEGVDFKLAPVSVSSYTEQIAAADALLAAAGDVAGARLNLGLDPIGQAAVTGQAADLSKLADYAKRVAAMSDSEAGSAYETGAHSRAITIDGTIWHNAGAGDVHELAWELAAGVEYVRNLVEAGMSADDAFKVIEFRVSATTNQMRTIARLRALRFCWNRIGEVFGVSEKVRGAHQHAVTSRRQITRDDPYVNILRGTIACFSAAVAGAEAVTVLPFDTAWGLPNAFSRRVARNTQIVLAEESNIGRVNDPAGGAWAIESLTKEIADLAWKQLQTVEAAGGLAKYLADGKVEEALKELKAERAKRVATRKQPITGVSEFPNPGEAPVEGRKPRPKLEVKGLQFIRDSLPFEALRDATKGTDAKVFLAGLGTRRDFGAREGFASNYFHVAGLGTDLAEGGSVDEIVAAFKAAGTPVACLCSSRKVYGEQGIEVAKALKDAGAKKVILAGNIKELGDVATEGIIDDTIALGKDVVAGLNDILRILEVTK; from the coding sequence ATGACGACTACCCCAGACACGCCTACTGTTGATGACCTGACCCTTGCGGGCGATTTCGATTCGCCTTCGATGGAGCAATGGTACACAGAAGTGGCGAAAGTCCTGAATCGGGGACGTCCGGAAGACAAGCAACTCAGTCCTGAGCAGGCCGTTGCTAGGTTACGTAAAACTTCCGAAGATGGCGTCAGCATTGAGCCGCTCTACACCAAAGAAGACAGTGTAGAACTCGGTTATCCAGGAGCCGCGCCTTTCATTCGCGGCACTAGCGTTCGCCGCGGGAATATGGATTCCTGGGATGTGCGAGTGCTACATGAAGACCCTGATGCTAAAGATACGAACAAGTTATTGTTGACGGATCTAGAGCGTGGGGCAAGCAGTGTTTGGCTGCGCGTTGACCCTGACGCGCTAGCACCTCAAGACGTCAAGGCGGCTTTAGAAGGTGTCGATTTCAAACTTGCTCCGGTAAGCGTATCTAGCTATACCGAGCAGATTGCAGCGGCAGACGCCTTGTTGGCTGCAGCTGGTGATGTTGCTGGGGCAAGACTAAATCTTGGGCTTGACCCGATTGGTCAGGCAGCGGTTACCGGGCAAGCCGCTGATTTGTCGAAACTAGCTGACTACGCCAAGAGAGTTGCCGCAATGTCGGATAGCGAGGCGGGCAGCGCCTACGAAACCGGTGCGCATTCGCGGGCAATAACCATTGATGGCACTATTTGGCACAATGCTGGTGCTGGCGATGTTCACGAGCTGGCTTGGGAATTGGCTGCGGGTGTCGAATATGTCCGCAACTTGGTTGAGGCTGGCATGAGCGCTGATGACGCTTTCAAAGTGATCGAGTTTCGGGTGTCAGCTACCACCAACCAGATGCGTACCATCGCTAGATTGCGTGCTTTGCGATTCTGCTGGAACCGTATTGGCGAGGTGTTCGGGGTATCTGAGAAGGTTCGAGGTGCACATCAGCACGCCGTCACTTCCAGGCGTCAAATCACTCGCGATGATCCTTATGTCAACATTTTGCGCGGCACTATCGCCTGTTTCTCTGCAGCGGTGGCCGGAGCTGAGGCAGTTACCGTTTTACCGTTCGACACTGCTTGGGGTCTGCCTAATGCGTTCTCTCGTCGAGTGGCTCGTAACACTCAAATCGTCTTAGCAGAAGAATCAAATATCGGACGCGTCAATGACCCGGCCGGTGGTGCTTGGGCAATTGAGTCGTTGACCAAAGAGATCGCTGACTTGGCTTGGAAGCAGTTGCAAACTGTGGAAGCTGCTGGTGGGTTGGCTAAGTATCTTGCTGACGGCAAGGTCGAAGAGGCTCTTAAGGAGCTTAAAGCTGAACGCGCTAAGCGGGTTGCTACTCGCAAACAACCCATCACCGGCGTATCCGAGTTCCCGAACCCAGGCGAGGCTCCGGTTGAAGGACGTAAACCACGTCCGAAACTAGAGGTCAAGGGCTTGCAGTTCATTCGTGACTCGTTGCCATTTGAGGCTCTTCGTGACGCGACTAAGGGCACCGACGCCAAGGTTTTCTTGGCTGGTCTTGGTACTCGTCGTGATTTTGGCGCGCGTGAAGGCTTTGCCTCCAACTACTTCCATGTGGCTGGTTTGGGCACCGATTTGGCTGAGGGTGGAAGCGTCGACGAAATCGTCGCCGCATTCAAGGCTGCCGGTACTCCGGTTGCTTGCCTGTGCTCCTCTCGCAAGGTTTATGGCGAGCAGGGTATTGAGGTGGCTAAGGCGTTGAAGGACGCTGGAGCCAAGAAAGTCATCCTGGCAGGAAATATCAAGGAGCTCGGTGACGTAGCTACTGAGGGCATTATTGATGACACCATCGCCCTAGGTAAGGACGTTGTAGCTGGGCTGAACGACATTCTTCGGATTCTGGAGGTTACCAAGTGA
- a CDS encoding SDR family NAD(P)-dependent oxidoreductase, whose protein sequence is MRTVIFGGTSQIGLAIAKAITPSGGHIVLAVRKGSKHLAVGIAELDGWQVEVVDFDATDFASHPGVIESIFANRVDQVIIAFGVLGDQATWQDQNETVNLAQVNFSGALSVGCLVAQAMRAQPVIEGVRGKIIVLSSVAGERVRRSNFVYGATKRGMDAYFEQLGEALRTDAISVLRVRPGVVETRMVAGRAKVPLTSSPTRVGKAVAKALARSKTMVRVPWVFTPIMGVFKHLPAWCVRRLPRVKNG, encoded by the coding sequence ATGCGTACAGTAATTTTCGGTGGTACCTCCCAGATCGGTCTGGCCATCGCTAAAGCTATCACTCCTAGTGGCGGCCACATTGTGTTAGCTGTGCGGAAGGGGTCTAAACATTTAGCTGTGGGCATAGCTGAGCTTGATGGCTGGCAAGTAGAGGTTGTTGATTTTGATGCCACAGATTTCGCTAGCCATCCCGGTGTGATCGAAAGTATCTTTGCCAACCGTGTTGATCAGGTGATAATTGCGTTCGGGGTGCTTGGCGACCAGGCTACCTGGCAGGATCAAAATGAAACAGTGAACTTGGCGCAAGTGAATTTTTCGGGAGCTTTGTCAGTCGGCTGCCTAGTCGCTCAGGCAATGCGCGCCCAGCCGGTTATCGAAGGGGTGCGCGGCAAAATCATTGTTTTAAGTTCGGTAGCTGGTGAGCGGGTACGCAGATCGAATTTCGTTTACGGAGCCACCAAGCGCGGCATGGACGCCTACTTCGAGCAGCTAGGTGAAGCATTGCGCACCGACGCAATTTCGGTACTTCGAGTGCGTCCTGGGGTAGTTGAGACTCGAATGGTTGCTGGACGGGCAAAAGTTCCGCTAACTTCAAGTCCTACCCGAGTTGGCAAAGCCGTAGCCAAAGCGTTAGCCCGCTCCAAGACGATGGTTAGAGTACCTTGGGTTTTTACCCCGATAATGGGGGTTTTCAAACACCTGCCAGCTTGGTGTGTGCGCCGACTGCCCCGCGTCAAAAACGGGTAA
- a CDS encoding anaerobic glycerol-3-phosphate dehydrogenase subunit B: MRVIVVGEGLGGLTAAIRLAQLGVPATIITFGRGGLWVSPGYIDLLGYAPDLVDDPFAAIPELDACHPYRVLGVDAVKVAAQWFAALTSEYLCGDITNNYLLPSAIGVLRPTALAPDSFAAADAKTVSSYAVVGVNQVKDFQAGMVAGNLARTKCLESRHFKTSLASISFIPRPGENDPTSFTFHNGLTQRAESFGQAVREVAGDGEVVLLPGVLVDKELVKRVQDVVGRPIAEVAMQSPAPAGPILAQALIDKAKALGIRRMIGAKVVGLTTKGSRVSGVKVQVAGRLREISAQAVIYAPGGFESGALSVDSYGQICETGLGLPLTRSNAAGLVTDNYQDPQPLFEVGVAIDENCRVLGDDGPIYPNLYAVGGIVANAQRWIEKSGDGIALATGFKAGEVAGDE; the protein is encoded by the coding sequence ATGAGGGTCATAGTTGTTGGCGAAGGATTAGGCGGGCTAACTGCCGCTATCCGGCTTGCCCAGCTTGGCGTGCCAGCCACCATCATCACTTTTGGACGCGGGGGGCTGTGGGTATCGCCGGGATATATTGATTTGCTAGGTTATGCCCCAGACCTTGTTGATGATCCGTTTGCTGCTATTCCCGAACTGGACGCCTGCCACCCCTACCGAGTCTTAGGTGTTGACGCGGTCAAAGTCGCCGCGCAATGGTTTGCGGCTTTGACCAGCGAATATCTATGTGGGGATATCACCAATAATTATTTGCTGCCCAGCGCTATCGGGGTTTTGCGCCCAACCGCTTTGGCGCCGGATTCTTTTGCTGCGGCTGACGCTAAGACTGTTAGTAGCTATGCGGTGGTTGGCGTCAATCAGGTGAAAGATTTTCAGGCGGGAATGGTTGCTGGCAATCTTGCCCGCACAAAATGCCTAGAGAGCCGGCATTTTAAGACGAGTCTGGCGAGTATTTCGTTCATCCCCAGGCCAGGTGAGAATGACCCCACCTCTTTTACTTTCCATAACGGCCTAACTCAGCGGGCAGAGTCCTTCGGGCAAGCAGTTCGCGAGGTGGCTGGTGATGGTGAGGTCGTCTTGTTGCCAGGTGTTTTGGTAGATAAAGAGTTAGTTAAAAGGGTTCAAGACGTAGTGGGAAGGCCAATTGCGGAAGTCGCGATGCAGTCGCCAGCGCCGGCAGGGCCGATTTTGGCTCAGGCGCTGATTGATAAAGCTAAAGCGCTGGGGATCCGTCGCATGATAGGTGCCAAAGTTGTCGGACTGACCACCAAGGGCAGCCGCGTCAGCGGGGTTAAAGTCCAGGTTGCTGGCCGCCTTCGCGAGATTAGTGCTCAAGCCGTCATATATGCTCCTGGCGGTTTTGAATCTGGCGCTTTGAGCGTGGATTCTTATGGGCAGATATGTGAGACGGGGCTGGGCTTGCCACTAACGCGCTCGAACGCTGCCGGGCTAGTCACAGATAATTATCAAGACCCGCAACCGCTATTTGAGGTTGGGGTGGCTATTGACGAGAACTGCCGTGTGCTGGGCGATGATGGCCCCATCTATCCGAATCTTTACGCTGTTGGTGGCATTGTCGCCAATGCCCAACGCTGGATTGAAAAATCTGGTGATGGAATCGCGCTGGCTACGGGTTTCAAGGCGGGGGAGGTAGCCGGAGATGAGTAA
- the meaB gene encoding methylmalonyl Co-A mutase-associated GTPase MeaB — MPAAFDVDALVEGIKAGNRSAMARSITLVESKKPAHRPLARQLLTEIAPLTGNSIRLGLTGVPGAGKSTFTDALGCRLIEKYHKRVAVLAVDPSSSVTGGSVLGDRTRMGQLTSLDESFVRPSPSGSHLGGVARATREAMLIVEAAGYDVVIVETVGVGQSETAVSGMVDTFLLLSLTGSGDQLQGIKKGILEMADVIAVNKADGPNEREARVAARELAIAMKLVSKDPSGRVPPVLTCSALQKKGLDEVWQAVLEHREWLDKTVGLDVHRGHQQVSWMWAQAESAVLDSLHRAPEIRPLARELEEAVAAGRMSALGASKKILRQFAKIVDSAGWSD, encoded by the coding sequence ATGCCCGCAGCATTCGATGTAGATGCCCTAGTCGAAGGGATTAAGGCGGGCAATCGATCGGCCATGGCCAGATCCATCACCTTGGTGGAATCAAAGAAACCTGCTCACCGGCCACTAGCCAGGCAGCTACTGACTGAAATTGCGCCGCTTACTGGCAATTCGATTAGGTTAGGGCTGACTGGTGTGCCGGGGGCAGGAAAATCCACTTTCACTGACGCGCTCGGTTGCCGGTTAATTGAGAAATACCATAAGCGGGTGGCGGTGTTGGCCGTGGATCCGTCTAGCTCGGTAACTGGCGGGTCAGTGCTAGGGGATAGAACTCGGATGGGTCAGTTGACTAGCCTTGACGAGTCGTTTGTTAGGCCTTCACCGTCTGGCAGTCATCTTGGTGGGGTGGCTCGTGCCACTAGAGAGGCCATGCTGATTGTCGAAGCTGCCGGTTACGATGTTGTCATCGTCGAGACAGTGGGTGTCGGGCAGTCTGAGACCGCAGTCTCCGGCATGGTTGACACATTTTTACTGTTGTCATTGACGGGTTCTGGCGACCAGCTCCAGGGTATTAAGAAAGGTATCTTGGAGATGGCGGACGTAATCGCCGTCAATAAGGCTGACGGCCCCAATGAACGAGAAGCCAGGGTGGCCGCTCGCGAATTAGCTATCGCCATGAAATTGGTTTCTAAAGACCCGAGTGGGCGAGTGCCGCCAGTGTTGACGTGTTCCGCCTTGCAGAAAAAGGGTTTGGACGAAGTCTGGCAGGCCGTCCTAGAGCACCGCGAGTGGCTGGATAAGACTGTTGGCCTGGACGTTCACCGTGGTCACCAGCAGGTTAGCTGGATGTGGGCGCAAGCCGAATCAGCGGTGCTGGATTCGCTCCACCGAGCGCCCGAGATTCGTCCGCTCGCCCGCGAGCTGGAAGAAGCGGTAGCTGCCGGCAGGATGAGCGCCTTAGGTGCATCAAAGAAGATCTTGCGCCAATTCGCGAAAATTGTTGACTCGGCCGGTTGGTCAGACTGA
- a CDS encoding DUF4258 domain-containing protein: protein MKTIIHPRAFRHGLTEQQIRHAFATGVDTKRIRLRDADRFPPSWGIIGYDEGGRNIELVATPLANGDVLIFHARKLTKGFAREMREAKRL, encoded by the coding sequence GTGAAGACGATAATTCACCCCCGAGCTTTTCGACACGGGCTCACTGAGCAGCAAATACGGCACGCCTTTGCGACCGGAGTCGATACCAAAAGAATACGGTTACGCGACGCGGATAGATTCCCGCCCAGCTGGGGAATTATCGGCTACGACGAGGGTGGAAGAAATATCGAACTAGTGGCCACACCGTTGGCTAACGGCGATGTCTTGATTTTTCACGCACGCAAACTTACTAAAGGGTTTGCGCGTGAGATGAGGGAGGCGAAGAGATTATGA